The Vicinamibacterales bacterium genome includes the window GATCGGCAGCGCCGCCGTGGCGCCGGCACTGAGGCCGTAGAATCCGACCTTTGCTGCGTCGATGTCCGGCCGGGTCTCGAGGTAATCGATCGTCCGGCCCAGATCCTTCGACCACTGGACGACCATGTCCCGATAGGCGTTCATCTGATCGTCGCGGGGGAATTCGCCGACGCCCGCGAAGCGCTGGAACGTGCCCTGATAGATCGGAATCACGAGAGCGCGGCCGCTGCGCGTGAGGAAGTTGAAGTACGCCGCGCCGGGCGCGGCGCTGAGGTCGGGGCCGAGAGGAAGCAGGCCGAACGCATATCCGCCTGGAAACCAGATCACCGGTTGATAGGGGGGCGGTGCGTTCTTCGGCAGAAGCAGAAAGACCGGGACGCGCTCCTGTCCGTACGCCGCGGCGATCGACACCAGTTCGGCACGCCAATGGTCGGTTTCCGGCAGCGGCTCGACGCGCGCGTCGAGTGGCCGGCGGTCGTAGCCATACAACGCCTTGTACGCCGCATAGAGATCGTCGCCCACCGGTTTGTCCGAACGCGCGCCGACGTTGGGAGGAACCGGCGCGAGGGCCTCGGGCGGCAGCGGCGAGACGTCACGAATGCAGCGGAAGCCGTGAGCCGCATGACGATCGAGCGGCAGCCGCGGCTCGCGGTTGAACGCCATGTATGGAGGATCGTTCCAGGCCCCGCCGACGATGTTCCGGCGGTCTCCGGTCGCGTTCCAGACCCACTCCTTGACGTTTCCCGAGAGGCCGTAGGTGCCGAACGCGCCGAGATCCTTGAGCGCGGTCACCGGTTCGGCCGACTTGCCGTTGAAGTTGGCCACCGACGCGACCGCCTGGCCGTACAACACGGTTCCAATCGCCTGCCTCCAGTGGAAGAGCGTCGGCAGCTGCTTGCCGGCAAACTGCGCGTAGGCGGCGGCCTCGTACCAACTGACCCCGCCGACCGGGTAGTCGGCCTGTCCTTCGGGGAACGTGCCGAGCTCCCACGTCGCCGGCCCCGGCCGCCCGGTCTTGTCGCGCAGGCCCGCGACGAGGTCGAACCCGTCCTTCCAGTACTTCGGATCGCGGTAGCCGCCGGCATCGACGAATCGCTTGAATTCACCATTGGTGACTTCGTACTTGTCGATCCAGAAGTCCGGCAACCGGACCGCCGCCGTTCCCTGGCGAAACGGCCCGCCGCGCACGTAGAGCATTCCGGGTGGCGACTCCCCGGTCTGGCGCAGCGCGATGACCGGCGCGATCGGCGATGCACCTTCAGCCGTGTCGAATCCACTCTTCACGAGCCTCCAGCGCAGTTGCCCCTGGGGAACGCGCGCGTCCTTGATCGGGATGCGGCCGACCGATACCCACGCGCCGCCGGCGTCGATGAAGTCGTTGAAGTGCACCTCGGCGCCCACCGGCTCACTCATGCTGAGAGGCAGTGTGGCGGCGCCGAGCGCGCGCCGCACGCGCAGGTCGCCGGGGGCGAGCGCGGCGGCTCGCATGGCCAGCCGATAGGCGTCGACGAACTGCCCGAGGCCGGCGAGCCGTTCGATCTCCGGCAGCGATCGCTCCACCAGCGCCGCCGACTGCCATCGGCGCACCATGACCCACGTGATGGCGATGACGATCGCCAGCGCCAGGACGGCGCCGGCCGCGACCAGGCGCGGCATTCGCGACGAACGCGGCATCGCATGTGCCGGCGCAAGCCGCCGCAGATCGGCGAGCAGCTCCACCGCCGACGGATAACGCCGCGCGGGATCCTTTTCGAGGCAGCGCTCCACGATCTGCGCGACGGCGGCGGGAACGTCCGGCCTGACGGTCTGCAGCGGCACCGGCTGCTCGCGAACGACCGCGTTCATCACCGACCACTCGGAGGTGCCGGAGAAGGCCTGCCGTCCCGCGAGCGTCTCGTAGAACACCACGCCCATCGAGAACACGTCCGACCGTGCGTCGGCCGGCTGGCCGAGGGCCTGTTCCGGCGACATGTATCCGCTGGTCCCGACGATCGCTCCGGCCTGCGTGTACGGAGCGCCGGTCACCGTCGCGGCATCGCCCTGAGGCGCGCTGGTCGATTTCGCCAGACCGAAATCCAGCACCTTGATGGTGCCGTCGCGCGTCACCATCAGGTTGGCGGGCTTGAGGTCGCGATGCACGATTCCCGCGGCATGCGACGCCGCCAGCGCGCCGGCCATCTGGATGGCGTAGTCGATCGCGCGCGCGAGGGGCATCGGCCCGTCGGCCGGCCGCCGGTTCAGCGGCGCGCCGTCGACGAGCTCCATCACGATGAAGTCCCCATCGTCGGCGGCGTCGATATCGTGAATGGTGATGATGTTGGGATGATTCAGCGCGGACGCGGCGCGCGCTTCCTGCGCGAACCGCTGCGCCCATCCGGCACGATCGGGCCCCCGCTGAAGGACTTTGATCGCCACCTTCCGGCGAAGGCGCGTGTCCTCGGCCTCGTAGACGATCCCCATGCCGCCGCGTCCCAGTTCCCGTCCGACGACGTAGCGAGGGGGCAGGCGCATCGGGGTGAGGTGGATACTATCGCACCAGGTGCGGATTCGAGCCGCCGCACGTTAGAATGCGCCCTCGACGATGAACATTCTGTTGTGGGTCCTGCAGGTCCTCGCCGCGCTCGCGTACGCTGCGTCGGGCTGGATGAAGATCTTCCTGTTCGACCAGATCAGCCGGGAGGTGCCGTCCTTTGGCGCGTTACCGCGCCAGGCCTGGATGGCCCTCGGCATCGTCGAGCTCGTGTGCGTGATCGGGCTGATCGTTCCGGCGGCGCTCCACTGGCGGCCGGCGCTCACGGTGGCCGCCGCGACGGTGCTGGCGCTCGAGAGCCTGGTGTTCATCGGCGTCCACGCCAGGTACGGCGAGATCGGGTCGATCGCCATGAGCGGCACGCTGGGCCTCCTCATGGCGTTCGTCGCGTACGGACGGATGGTGCTGAAGCCGATCGTCTGAACCGCGGAACTGCGGCGGTCATGGGACGCGGCGGGATCTGACGGCATCGACGGCGTGCATTTCGATCGGCCTGCGCCGGAAGAGCGCGCCGCCTGGCTCGCCTACCTGCGAACGTTGCGATAGCGGACGCGGGTTGCGCGTTTCATGGCTCGGGCACGGCGAACGCCGACTTCAAGCCGGCCAGCCCTTGCCGCAGCGGCGCCGCGGCCGTCTCGGGCACGCCGTAGAGCGAGAGCCAGACGCCCAGCCCGTGCGTCTCCTTCATCCCTTCGCGTTCGACGAAGAGCAGCGCGTCGTTCCACGCCGGCACGACGAAGGCGACCGCGCGCGGCGCGCGGCGCACGGCGACGCGGGCATCGGCCTCGATGCCGCCGAGCGAGAAGCGACAGGCGTCGCCCGGCCGGAGACCGGCGACCGGGGGCTGCACGCGCAGACCCTTCGCGCCGAAGATCGGGTGGTCGCCGCCGGCCGGCGCGGTCGTGCGGAACCGTGCGGAGAGCTGCTGGCGATCGACGCCGCGATGGCGTTCGAGCGCGTGCTTCAAGTTGAACAGGAAGTACGTCCAGCCGGCGTCGAGCCCGTCGATGTAGTCATCCCATGTGCCGCTGTCGTCGAAGCCGGAGTGCACGAGACGCACCCGCACCCGTCCGCCGCGGGCTTCGAGGTAATAGTCGACCGCGAGACGGATCGTGCGGCCGTCCTTCGTCGGCATCTCGCTGGCGGTCTGCATCCGCCGCATCGGTTCCCACACCGTGATTGGCGTGGCCCACATCTCGTTCGGGTCCCAGCCGATGCTGACGCTGCCGCCTGCGCCCGGCGTGACCGCGGCGTACGGGGCGAACCAGCGGGCAATGCCCTCGCCGCTGGTCAGCGCCTGCCACACGTCTTCGAGTGTGGCGTCGATGTCGACGGTCAGATCGAGCGCGCGCGCGGTGCGCCGGGGGTCGTCAGTCACATCGCCTCCATGCCGGCCTCGCGGCCGCGTTGGGGTTGGGCCGGCCCTGCGGGCACGGCGGGATAGCCGCACGCGAACACGCGGAACGTGCGTCCCTGCGGCGCATCGGGGTCGTGGTACTTGGACGCGAGGGTGGCGAGAGCCGCGGTGAGCTCGTCGGTGAACCGCCGCTGATCGGCCGGCGTCGCAAACCGCACGGCGGTTTCCAGCGTGAGCGTCGGCACGCGCTTGCCGCGGGCGGCCGCGGCCTTGCCGAGCGCGGCGAGGTCGTTCAGCGCCCGGCCGGCGACCGCCGAGAGGTACGCCGAAGAGAACGCGTCGGCGATCGTCCGCGGATCGGCGGCGACGCCGCCCAGCGTCTTCGGCGCAATGGCGTACGACGTCGCGGTGCGGACGTAGGAGCGATCGATGCGGCGGCCGACGCTTCCGTGCTCGTGCGCCTCCACCAGCCGCTGCGCCTCGAGCTTCCGCAGGTGGTAGAGCACGCGCTGGCGCGGCATCCCGGTCGCGTTCGCCAGTTGGGGCGCCGATTGCGGCCGCTCGAGCAGGTGCAGGAGCCGCAACCGAATCGGCTGGAGCGCCGCGCGGGCGCGCACGGGGTCGTCGATGATGTCGAGCGGTTGGGCGCCCATGGGTTCGTTGTCGGCCGGCAACGGACAAAATAATCTGTCCGTTGGCGCATGTCAAGCGATTGGGCCGCTCGGCCGTCCGCCGCCGCGGCTCATCGCACCAGCAGCACGATCTTCGGGAACTTCTGTTCGACGAGCCGGCCTCCGGCCCACCGGCACAACTGCATGTCCTCCCGCGTGCAGTCGACGGCAATGAGCCGGTCGCGCGGCAGCTCCGGCCCGCTCCGAACCGAAAGCTCGTCGAAGGGAATGTTGACCGCGCCCGGCCAGTGACCGCGTCTGAACGCCTCGCGCTCGCCTGAATCCAGAACCACGTGGCGGGTGCGTGCCGCCTGCTTCCTGAATGCGGAGACGGTCATGGTGTCCAGCGTCTCTCCATGACTGCCCGGTATCGACTTCGCCGGGGCCGATGGAACATTGAGAGACGGCACGCCGGAGCGGGGGATCGTCACTGCCGGTGCCGGTTGCGGCCGCGGCGTACCGCCAGGCATCTGATCGGGATCGACGACGTAGCCTTTTCCATGTCGAACCTGGAAGTAAAAGGTCAGCTTCCCCGCAATGGGGTAACTGCGCGGACGGTCTGCTCCGTGGGCCGCAGGCATCGTCCACCGGCTCACCGCGCTGCGGACCGCCGCGCCCGTCAGAGCGTCCGGCGACTCCAGGATCTCGACTGAATCGACTCGCCCATCGACCCCGAAGCGAACCGCTGCGACGACCACCCCCGACACCTTGTCGCGGAGCGCCTCTCTCGGATATTCGGGCATCGGCGCAGAACTGGTGGACCCGCGCAGCGCCCACTCACCCATCTTGAAATACGGCTGCTGCGCCGCGACGGTCTCGCCGGCGAGTCCGGCCGCACAACTGAGAAGGAGAAGTCCGGGCGCAATCGTTCGCAGTACAGTCGCTGTCTTCATGACACTGCTCGCGGCTGATGTGAGCTTCGGGTGTGCTGTATCACTCCCGTCTGAGCGCGATGGCGGGGTCGACGCACATGGCTCGACGCACCGGGACAACGCATGCCAGCAGCGCGGCAAAGAGCACGACCATTGGCGCAGCCGCGTAGGTCGTGGCATGAACCGCCGGGACATTGAACAGCAGGGCCTGGATGTACCTCGCCCCCGCGAACGACGCACCGAGCCCCGCGACCAGACCTGACAGGACGGCCAGCGCGGCATGGCGCACGATCATGCGAGCGATATCGCCGCGTGCGGCCCCGAGCGCGAGCCGCAAACCGATTTCTGCTGTCCGCTGCCGGATCGTGGACGCCAGCGCGCCGTAAATGCCAATCGCGCCGAGCAGCATCGCCAGCGTGCCGAAGATACCGAAGACCGTCGACCCGAGCAGCCACGAGCGCGCCTGCACGTCGGCGAGTTCCTCGAGCGTCCGGATGTTCACGTAGGGCAGGTCCGGCGCGGCGCCCTGCAGCACGCCGGAGACTGCCCGTAACTGAGAAGCGGCCGGCCGCCTCGTCCGGATCAACAGAACCTGCGCTGTCGTTTCGATGTCGCTCGATGCACGGAAGGGCACGAATACCTGCGAGGTCTGGCTGCCCGGTTTCAGGCTGGCGCGCGATGTCGGCACGACGCCGGCCACCTTCAGACAACGACGCGACACGAAGACACACTGCCCGAGCGGCGACTCCGACGGAAACAGCTGCCTCGCCACGATATCCTCGAGCACGATGGTGTCTTCCGAGGCAGCGGCTGCCTGGCCGTCAAACCCCGGCCCGCCGGACAGGCTCAGTCCCAGCGTCGAGAAGTACTCAGGCGTCACCTCGACCAACTTATGCATCGTCACCTGGCGGCCGGTGATGGTGCGGCTCACGCCAAATATCCGGCTCCAGCCGCCGGACTCGAGGACCGGAGCGGAGCTGAGCGCTGCAGATTGCACCTGCGGCATCTGCTGCACACGACGCAAGAGGGTTTCGAAGAGGCCCTGAACCTCCAGAGGCGTCCGCGTATTCGACGTCCGCAGGTCAATCGAGGCGGCGATGACGTGCTCCAGGTCGTAGCTGAAATCCTGGTGGAACTTCCTGACGCTCGCGACGAACAATCCCGCCGCCACCGCGAGAACCAGGGCGAGCGCAATCTGCAGCGACAGCAGCGTCGCGCGCCATCGCGAGCGCATCGCCGCGAGGGAATCCCCCGTTCGAAAGAATCGCTCGGCACCGGTCCGTGAAGCATGGACGACGGGCACGATGCCGCTTGCAAGGCCGGCGAGAAACGCGAGCAGCCCCACCACGACGAGGCTGCGGAGGGTCATCAACTCGACGCCCTCCGCATACGGGAAATACCTGTGGACCGCCCGTCCGAGCACCGCTGCGACCGCAACCGCCGCGACCCCGCCGATTGCGGCCGCGATCAAGTGTTCCACGAGCAGGTGCGCGAATACCCGAACGCGGCTCGCTCCCACCTGGAGGCGAACCGCCGTCTCACGGGCTCTGTTCAGCGTCTGGGTCCAGAGCAGCCCGGCGACATTCACGCACGCCATAAGGAGAAGGACCGCGGCGCCGCCCATCAACCACAGGGCAAGCCGGCCATCCCGGCTGAGGCTCACGCGCCTGGACGCGTACATCGGCGTCAGCCTGTCCCGGTCGTTCGAACGTCCAGAGGCGGCGGGCGCAACCGGGCTGGCCAGGGCGAGGCTGGCGAGTTCGGCCTGTGCCTGGCTGAGCGGAACGCCGTCACGAAGCCGGCCGATGGTCGTCAGCCACCGGGTGTCGGATCGAAGCAGGTTTCTCGCGAACGGCGAACAGGCCTCCGGCGACGCCTCGAGCAGAATCCACGCGTCCACGTCGCCAAACTCCACGCCCGTGAAGCCGGCCGGTGCCACGCCGATCACGTCGTAGGACTTATCGGCGATGCGAACGCGCGTTCCCACCGCGTTCAGATCGGCATTGAACCGCCTTCGCCAGAGATCGTGAGAGACGACCACCGTCCTGTCAGCGTCGAGGCTGGCGTCCGCCTCGGCGAAGGTCCGTCCGTACTGAGGCGTCATTCCCAGCACGCGAAAGTAGGTCGGCGTCACGCATTCGATGCGGAGAGGCATTGCTTCAACGCCCGCGCCGAAGCCCACAGAGCGGCGAGTGTAGGCCGCCAGTTCCGCAGAGCGCAGCCGATCGCGCAGATCTTCGTAGCGGACGTAGCTTCCGGCCCCCTCGACCCGAACGATGGCCTCAGGCGCGGCCACGTGCCGTGGTGTGCGGAACATGAGCACGTCCACGAGCCCGAACATCGCGGCGTTCGCTCCGACGCCGACGGCGAGCGTCACGGCGACCAGAGCCGTGAACGCAGGCTGCCGCTTGATCCGCCGCAGACCGTAACGCAGATCCTGGATCAGCATCGCGATGAGCGTGGAAGGCATTGTCGGCAATTACCAGGTATTCGACGGCACGTTGTCAAACCCCGCGCGTGTTGTACGAGCTCGAAGAATGCCGCGTGCGGGCTTGGCGCGAAATCGGACAACGAAACAGCGAGGCTCAGCCTACTGCCTCGGCAGCTCGATGAGCACGACGTTCGAGTTCTGCCGCGCGCGATCGAACACGATGTACTTCCCGTCCGGCGTGATGTCGAAGGTCCGCACGGCGCCCCGATTCTCCAGCCGCGTCAGCTGCCGCCGCTCGCCGCTGGCGAGATCGAGCCGCCAGAAGTCCGGCGACTGGATGCGTTCGACGTAGACGAGGGCGCTGCCGTCAGGGACGAAGCGATACCCGCCGGGACGGACCATCACCCGCGGCAGCGCCACCGCCGTGCCGTCCGGTCTGATCCCGCGGAGCTCGACCTGGCCGATCACGGACCTGCCGGCATACACGATCAGATCGCCGCGGGGAGACCACACCGGATTCAGCCATGTGCCCTCGACGAGCCGGGTGGCGACGCCCGTGTCGACGGCAATGAGGAACAACGCCGGCCCCTTCTCGTCATGACCCCCGGCGACGATACGCGTGCCGTCCGGCGACCAGTCGGCCGCGCCCTGGCCCGCGGCGCCGTCGATCTCGATGGCTCCCGCGAGCTTCTGCGCGTTGGTGCCGTCGCCGGCCATGACCGACAGAGAGCGCCGGCCCTGCTTTCGAACCACCACCGCGAGCCGGCCGTCGCGCGACACCGCCGGCGCCTCGGAGATCGGCGCGTCCACGGCGCGGCGCAGCTGCGACGCCCGGTTGTCCTGGACCTTCCACAGCCCGTCGTCTATGCCGCGGTCGGTGAGATAGAACAGGGACTGCGGACCGGCGCGCGGCGCGAAGGCGAAGCCGGTCGGTCCCGGCAGCGGGTATCGCTCGGCATCGCGCTCCTCCGCGGGCCGATCCGCCAGCGGCACGCGCCACAGGCTCGCGCTCGGGTTCGCAACCGTGGCGACGACGCGCCGGCCGTCGCGGCTGGCGGAGACCGACAGGTATTGATCAACCCCCGAAGGCACGCGCGTCGAGCGGCCGGTGTCCACGTCGACCGACCAGAGCCACGGCCCCGATCGATCCTCGGCACGCGCCACGTACAGGAACCTGCGCGAGTCGAGCGGCGCGAGGAAGTTGATGGCGAGGTGCTGTGCGGTCACACGCTCCGCCGTGCCGCCGGCCGGGCGGAGCCGCCACACGTCCATCGCGGTTTCGTCCTGCGGCTCGACGCCGCGGGTGAAATAGATCCACTTGCCGTCGGGGGACCAGACGGGATTCATGTTCTTCAGGCTGCCTGGTCCGAAGATCTGCTGCCGCTCGGTGTTGGAGGCATCGGCGCGATAGATTTGATCCTCGCGCCTGGCCTTGTCGACATAGACGAAGCTGGTGCCGTCGGGCGACCAGGCGGGCGTGTTCGTGCCCGCCGGCAGGAACGGCTGCGGCGGTCCTCCCATCCACGGCATGAGCGCGGGGGGCTTGCCGTCGCCCGGGTTGAACCAGATCTGCGCGCCGTCGGACGTGAACCCCAGCTTGCGCACGATCGAGCCGCTCGCCGCGAGCGGCGCGACATCGCGCGTCAGGTTGTGAAAGATCCCGGTGCCCACCTGGCTGACCCAGAGATCGAACTCCCCCTCGCGGTCCGAGAGGAACGCCACCAGCTCGCCGTTGGGAGAAATCTCGGCTCCCTCTTCGTTCCCCTCCCAGTTCGTGAACTGCGTGAACGTGGCGTTCGCCAGCGGCGACGGCGGCTGCATCGCGCGCCAGCCCTCCCGGATGACGACTGCGGAAAGCGCGATCGCCACGGCCGCGGCCCAGGGCAGCCACCCGGCGTAGCGCGCGGGGCGGTTCCTCGACGCCGTCGCGTCGGGCGGCCCCTCGTTCTCGACGTCGAGCTCGAGCCGCGCGTCGCCGATGTCCCGCAGCCGCTGTCGAGGATTCTTGACCAGACAGCGCCGCAGCAGCCGCTGCACCGGAAGCGGCGCGTCCGCGGGAAGCGCCGTCCAGTCCGGATCCTCCTTGACGACGGCGGCGAGCACGTCGGTGACGGTGTCGCCGCGAAACGGCGGCCGGCCCGCGAACATCTCGAACAGCACGCAGCCGAACGCCCAGATGTCGGTGCGCTTGTCGACCGGCAGCCCCTTCGCCTGTTCCGGCGACATGTAGGCCGCGGTGCCGAGGATGATCCCCTCGCGAGTCGCCGCGGTATCGTGCGGCGCGTCGTTGATCGCCGTGCCGGCATCGGCGCCGAGGGCTTTCGCCAGGCCGAAATCCAGCACCTTGACGACGCCGTCCGCTCGGACCTTCACGTTGGCGGGCTTGAGATCGCGATGCACGATGCCCTGCTCGTGCGCCGCTTCCAGCGCGTCGATGATCTGCCGCGCGATCGGCAGCGCCCGGCGGGCGGGCATCGGCCCCGCGGCGATGAGGTCCGCCAGCGTCGGCCCGTCGACCAGCTCCAGCACCAGCGCGCGCGGCTCCGCCGATTCCTCGACGCCGTAGATCGCCGCGATGTTCGGATGGTTCAGCGCCGCGAGCAGCTGCGACTCGCGTCTGAACCGCGCGACGCGGCTGGGATCGTCCGACGAGAGTCCGGCGACGACCTTGAGCGCGACCTCGCGGTTCAATCTGGCGTCTCTGGCGCGATAGACGTCGCCCATTGCCCCGGCGCCCAGCACGCCGATGATTTCGTACGAGCCCACCGAACGTCCGGGACCGAGCAGCGGCCGCGTTCTCGTCACGCCGATCGTCGTCGACGCGAGGACGCCCAGGGCATCCGCCGGCGCCGCGCGCGCGTGGCCGGGAAGCCGGTCGAGCAGCGCGGCGTCCCGGGCGTCGGACGACAGCAGCGACTCGACCTCGGCCCGCAGGTCCTCGTCGTCTCCGGCCGCCGACGAGACGAACGCCCGGCGGTCTTCGGGGGCAAGCTCCACGGCGGCCTGGAACAGCGCCTTCACGCGCCGCCACCGGTCGTCAGTCAGCGGCATCCGTCGCACCGATCTCGCGATTGAGCCACGCCCGGGCGGTGCGCCAGTCGCGTTTGGCCGTCGACGGCGAGACGTTGAGCACGTGCGCCGCTTCGTCGATCGTCAACCCGCCGAAGGCGCGCAGTTCGACGATGCGCGCGAGATCGGGGTCGACCTTCTCCAGCCGGCGGAGAGCGTGATCGAGGGTGATGAGCGGCATCTCGGCGGCCGCCGCGACGCCCTGGGCATCGTCGATGGAGATGTGCGGCGCGCCGTCGCCGCGCTTGTTCGCGGTGTGGCGGCGCGCGTGATCGACGAGCACTCTCCGCATGATCTGCGCCGCGACGCCGAAGAAGTGCGCGCGATTCTGCCAGTCGACCTGGCGCTGATCCACGAGCCGCAGGTAGGCCTCGTGGACGAGCGCGGTCGGCTGCAGCGTGTGGCCGGCGCGCTCCCTGCCCAGCTGCCGGGCGGCGATTCGGCGGAGCTCCGCGTAGACGAGAGGCAGCAACTGGCCGAGCGCCGCCTGGTCGCCGCGACTCCATTCGTCGAGGAGCGCCGTTACGTCGTGACGCGCCGCCATGGCCGCAGGTGCTTGCGAGACCGGGGAGAGTGGCTCGCTGCGGCCACAGCATAGGGGTCCGGGCGGTGGATCGCAACCCCGCGCCCGGTGCCCGATCGGCGGTCAGCTCGAAGGCTGCGATGCCCCAGTCGTATGTCGGCGCGCCTGCGTCATGCAGGGAGCCGTCCGGTCACCCGGAGCATCCATCGCATGCACGCGTGTCCGAGATCGACGCCTTCGCCGTACATCATCGGGCACGCGCCCGCGATCACGCTGATGTCGTGCTGCTGGCAGTACTCGACGGCGGCCGGCGAGACGCTCGACGCCTTGGTGCCGATGGACTGGTGCATCCAGACGCGGCGGACGCCGGCATCACCGCAGTCGCGCACGATCCGCTCGGTGGTGTCCGGCCGGGTGACAATCACCACGCCATCGACCCCGCCAGGAATCGATCGCAGATCCGGGTAACACGGATCGCCTTCGAACGTCTGGATGTGCGGATTCACCGGGAAGACCTCGTGGCCGGTCTTCTTCAACCGGCGATAGATCAGGTTGCCCACCGGGTGATGGCCGTTGTCGCGTGACACGCCCGCCACCGCGATGCGCTTCTGCGCCAGGAACTCGTCTACTTTCGTCTGGAGCGCCGGTGTCATACGAGCTGCCTCATCTCGCCGGCAGGCACGGGAACCGGGTTGGAGATGGACGGCTCCAATCCCTGGAGGAAGCGAAACCACTTGAACCCGACCCCGTGCGCCTTGAACAAGTCGAGCAGCGGCTGCGACGGCTCTCCGTACACCGTCATAAAGTGATCGTCGGCGTAGTCGGCGAACAGCCTGGTGCGGGCCTCGAGGATGTGGCTGTTGTGCTCGATGAGTCCTTCAGGTCCGGTGTACGCCTCGTGCACCTCGCACTCGGCGCCATCGCTCGCCAGGAACCAGTCGTAGCGCAACGTT containing:
- a CDS encoding protein kinase — its product is MRLPPRYVVGRELGRGGMGIVYEAEDTRLRRKVAIKVLQRGPDRAGWAQRFAQEARAASALNHPNIITIHDIDAADDGDFIVMELVDGAPLNRRPADGPMPLARAIDYAIQMAGALAASHAAGIVHRDLKPANLMVTRDGTIKVLDFGLAKSTSAPQGDAATVTGAPYTQAGAIVGTSGYMSPEQALGQPADARSDVFSMGVVFYETLAGRQAFSGTSEWSVMNAVVREQPVPLQTVRPDVPAAVAQIVERCLEKDPARRYPSAVELLADLRRLAPAHAMPRSSRMPRLVAAGAVLALAIVIAITWVMVRRWQSAALVERSLPEIERLAGLGQFVDAYRLAMRAAALAPGDLRVRRALGAATLPLSMSEPVGAEVHFNDFIDAGGAWVSVGRIPIKDARVPQGQLRWRLVKSGFDTAEGASPIAPVIALRQTGESPPGMLYVRGGPFRQGTAAVRLPDFWIDKYEVTNGEFKRFVDAGGYRDPKYWKDGFDLVAGLRDKTGRPGPATWELGTFPEGQADYPVGGVSWYEAAAYAQFAGKQLPTLFHWRQAIGTVLYGQAVASVANFNGKSAEPVTALKDLGAFGTYGLSGNVKEWVWNATGDRRNIVGGAWNDPPYMAFNREPRLPLDRHAAHGFRCIRDVSPLPPEALAPVPPNVGARSDKPVGDDLYAAYKALYGYDRRPLDARVEPLPETDHWRAELVSIAAAYGQERVPVFLLLPKNAPPPYQPVIWFPGGYAFGLLPLGPDLSAAPGAAYFNFLTRSGRALVIPIYQGTFQRFAGVGEFPRDDQMNAYRDMVVQWSKDLGRTIDYLETRPDIDAAKVGFYGLSAGATAALPIVAVEPRLKAVVLLSGGLQTGRRPAEADPINFAPRITAPTLMLNGRDDFIFPLDDVARPLFALLGAPPDRKRLAIHEGGHIPPLNELIRDVLGWFDQYLGPVTVR
- a CDS encoding DoxX family protein; the encoded protein is MNILLWVLQVLAALAYAASGWMKIFLFDQISREVPSFGALPRQAWMALGIVELVCVIGLIVPAALHWRPALTVAAATVLALESLVFIGVHARYGEIGSIAMSGTLGLLMAFVAYGRMVLKPIV
- a CDS encoding SRPBCC domain-containing protein, which codes for MTDDPRRTARALDLTVDIDATLEDVWQALTSGEGIARWFAPYAAVTPGAGGSVSIGWDPNEMWATPITVWEPMRRMQTASEMPTKDGRTIRLAVDYYLEARGGRVRVRLVHSGFDDSGTWDDYIDGLDAGWTYFLFNLKHALERHRGVDRQQLSARFRTTAPAGGDHPIFGAKGLRVQPPVAGLRPGDACRFSLGGIEADARVAVRRAPRAVAFVVPAWNDALLFVEREGMKETHGLGVWLSLYGVPETAAAPLRQGLAGLKSAFAVPEP
- a CDS encoding winged helix-turn-helix domain-containing protein, whose product is MGAQPLDIIDDPVRARAALQPIRLRLLHLLERPQSAPQLANATGMPRQRVLYHLRKLEAQRLVEAHEHGSVGRRIDRSYVRTATSYAIAPKTLGGVAADPRTIADAFSSAYLSAVAGRALNDLAALGKAAAARGKRVPTLTLETAVRFATPADQRRFTDELTAALATLASKYHDPDAPQGRTFRVFACGYPAVPAGPAQPQRGREAGMEAM
- a CDS encoding TonB family protein, with the protein product MGEWALRGSTSSAPMPEYPREALRDKVSGVVVAAVRFGVDGRVDSVEILESPDALTGAAVRSAVSRWTMPAAHGADRPRSYPIAGKLTFYFQVRHGKGYVVDPDQMPGGTPRPQPAPAVTIPRSGVPSLNVPSAPAKSIPGSHGETLDTMTVSAFRKQAARTRHVVLDSGEREAFRRGHWPGAVNIPFDELSVRSGPELPRDRLIAVDCTREDMQLCRWAGGRLVEQKFPKIVLLVR
- a CDS encoding ABC transporter permease; this translates as MPSTLIAMLIQDLRYGLRRIKRQPAFTALVAVTLAVGVGANAAMFGLVDVLMFRTPRHVAAPEAIVRVEGAGSYVRYEDLRDRLRSAELAAYTRRSVGFGAGVEAMPLRIECVTPTYFRVLGMTPQYGRTFAEADASLDADRTVVVSHDLWRRRFNADLNAVGTRVRIADKSYDVIGVAPAGFTGVEFGDVDAWILLEASPEACSPFARNLLRSDTRWLTTIGRLRDGVPLSQAQAELASLALASPVAPAASGRSNDRDRLTPMYASRRVSLSRDGRLALWLMGGAAVLLLMACVNVAGLLWTQTLNRARETAVRLQVGASRVRVFAHLLVEHLIAAAIGGVAAVAVAAVLGRAVHRYFPYAEGVELMTLRSLVVVGLLAFLAGLASGIVPVVHASRTGAERFFRTGDSLAAMRSRWRATLLSLQIALALVLAVAAGLFVASVRKFHQDFSYDLEHVIAASIDLRTSNTRTPLEVQGLFETLLRRVQQMPQVQSAALSSAPVLESGGWSRIFGVSRTITGRQVTMHKLVEVTPEYFSTLGLSLSGGPGFDGQAAAASEDTIVLEDIVARQLFPSESPLGQCVFVSRRCLKVAGVVPTSRASLKPGSQTSQVFVPFRASSDIETTAQVLLIRTRRPAASQLRAVSGVLQGAAPDLPYVNIRTLEELADVQARSWLLGSTVFGIFGTLAMLLGAIGIYGALASTIRQRTAEIGLRLALGAARGDIARMIVRHAALAVLSGLVAGLGASFAGARYIQALLFNVPAVHATTYAAAPMVVLFAALLACVVPVRRAMCVDPAIALRRE